DNA from Methylobacterium currus:
CGTGCGAGGGCGAGGGTGGCGAACCTCTACACGAAACCGTCCGACCCCGCCACTCCCCCTCGGCCGATCCCCCTGCGCGCGGTTTCGTCACGCCCAAGGCGACCGGTGGCGAACGGCCGAGGTCGAACCCGGGGTACCCCCGAGCAGTTTGCCCGCCATTCCCCATCCAACGAGGTTATCTCCATGACCGCGACCGCGACCGCGGACCGGACCGGCACGGCCACCAACGAGACCGTACAGTCGATCTACGTCACCGCCCTGCGCAACACTCACGCCCTGGAGAAGCAGGCGGCGCAGATGATCCAGCGCCAGATCGAGCGCTACGAGAACTATCCCGAGCTGTCGCAGGCCCTGCGGATGCACAAGAGCGAGACCGACCAGCAGGTCACCCGCCTCTCCGACCTGCTGCACGGTCATGGCGAAGACCGCTCGCTGCTGAAGGACGTGGTGACCCAGACGGTGGGCAACGTCGCGGCGCTGGTGCACAGCGTGACGAGCGACGAGGTCCTGAAGAACCTCTACACCGACTACTCGGTCGAGACCTACGAGATCGCCGCCTATACCTCGCTGATCGCGCTCGCCGAG
Protein-coding regions in this window:
- a CDS encoding ferritin-like domain-containing protein, with the translated sequence MTATATADRTGTATNETVQSIYVTALRNTHALEKQAAQMIQRQIERYENYPELSQALRMHKSETDQQVTRLSDLLHGHGEDRSLLKDVVTQTVGNVAALVHSVTSDEVLKNLYTDYSVETYEIAAYTSLIALAEEAGHQRDVETLRLSLREEERMAEAVFKQIVPVTKEYVAREVRGEKADR